In Microtus ochrogaster isolate Prairie Vole_2 unplaced genomic scaffold, MicOch1.0 UNK21, whole genome shotgun sequence, the genomic window CCAGAAGCTTTCTGATTGAATTAATGGATTATGAAAACGGATCGTCTGTGACAGAATTTATTTTAGTGGGATTTTCTGGAGATTGGCAacttcagattttcttctttgtgacattttctttgatcTATGGTGCAACTGTGGTGGGCAACATTCTCATTATAGCCACAGTGGCAGCTAATTCTACCCTTCGTTCTCCCATGTACTTTCTTCTTGGAAACCTTTCCTTTCTGGACATGTGTATTACCACCGTCACAACCCCCAAGATGATCAGAGACTTGCTTGCAGAACACAAGAGCATCTCTCTATGGGGATGCATGGCCCAGATGTTCTTCATGCACCTCTTCGGGGGTGCTGAAATGACACTTTTGATAGTCATGGCCTTTGATAGATACGTGGCCATATGCAAACCCCTGCACTACAGGACAATTATGAGTCACAGGTTGCTGCAATCATCTGTATTACTTTCCTGGACAATTGGTTTCATACACACTATGAGTCAGATGGTATTGATAGTGAATCTGCCTTTCTGTGGCCACAATATTGTAAATAACATATTTTGTGATCTCCCCATGGTAATCAAGCTTGCTTGTATTGAAACAAAGACTCTGGAGTTATTTGTCATTGCTGACAGTGGGCTGCTGTCTTTTATCTGTTTCATCCTCTTGCTCTTTTCTTACATTGTCATTCTGGTCACTGTAAAGCACAAATCACCCGGCAGGCTTTCCAAAGCTCTGTCCACATTGTCTGCCCACATAATGGTGGTCACTCTGTTCTTTGGACCCTGTATCTTCATCTATGCCTGGCCATTTGGTAGTTTTACAAGCAATAAGGTGCTTGCTGTATTTTATACTGTTATCACTCCTGTACTGAATCCTGTTATTTACACACtgagaaatctggaaatgaagaAAGCTATGAGAAAATTATGGATCCAACAAGTTAGCTTTATGTAGAACATATATATTGAGTTGTAAATGATTGACAGAGCCTTTGATTGTCATAATTTGATAAATTAATGACTACGGATAATGTACTGCTTTACCTTTATGTTTGCACCATACCCTAATAAAGAGAATTTGATAGTAATATATTAGTAGTGattgtttaatattatttttcatcatttttatttcaaatatttttcaataatgaGAATTTTTCTTATTGCATTATTAAATCTAGTGAACACATTTATTAAAACAGgagatataatataaattatggtACACTGAATGCATATCCTTACAATATGTATGGTactatttgtatgtgtatttatatacatgtgtgtgtccatgtgtgtgcatagatatagatacatatgtTTTCATCAGACACACCTTTCAAAGTGAAGTATCCTAATGCCATGTCTGGGAGCAGGAAATATTTGCTCCTCTAAACTTTGGAAGATAGTGTTCTGCCCTAAGCAGGGCTCAGTAGCTTCTTCAAGGACAGGTACTGTCTAGAGTACCAAATTTACAATCTTAGGTTGCAACAGTTTGTtccaagaagaacaagaaaggagGGTTTCTCTCATTTCCTAAGTTCCTGTTCTCTGAATGAAACTCACAGACTTGGCTAATCTAcatgggagacagaaaaagacaagatctcctcagtaaatttggagcatggagaccatgggagaggtttcaaggagaaagaagaggaagggaggcaaacagagaaaaatatatagctcaataaaatcaataaaaaaaggaaaaataagatttgaCTGTCTCATAGTAAAACCACACTGCCTGAGCCATTGTCAAGTATGTTTTTTCAAGGAAGTGATCAATGTTAACAAGAGGATCTAGATCAGGACTGTGATGTAGAGAACACAGTTCCTGTGTGCACAGATAACTGCCTGGAAAACTACAATTGGATATAGTTAATGAACTTGTGATCTTTGGCTACCCATAGAGCCAGGAATCACCAGAATTCTCCAGACCCCTGAACACTGTTTCCCAATCACTAGGCCCGTTCTTATGAAAGAGGTTCCATGTACTTGCAAAAGTCTGTTGATCTGCTTTTCCCTGATCCTTCCACCAGAGGCCTTTATCCTGAGTATGGCTTCTGAGTCAATAGAACCCATTCTTATGGTAGTGGTCACAGATACATTGAAAAAGACATGTAGTTTGCAAGAGTTTCAAGGTAGTCATATTTATTGTAATTATCACCATGagaaaacttttattaaaattgtaccatgcttaaatacatgaaaattacaCTGCTCAAAGTCAGACTCTGGAAGTTTGAACAAATACAACCTAGATTGTGTTGAACTGGACTTTTTCTTACAGAAATACTCGACAGAACATCACTCTGCTTGCTTTAGCATTTGTAGGGACACACATACACCTCCTTTGTGAAGAAGTAGACAATTTTACATGGCAGTTT contains:
- the LOC101987560 gene encoding olfactory receptor 4L1-like, translating into MDYENGSSVTEFILVGFSGDWQLQIFFFVTFSLIYGATVVGNILIIATVAANSTLRSPMYFLLGNLSFLDMCITTVTTPKMIRDLLAEHKSISLWGCMAQMFFMHLFGGAEMTLLIVMAFDRYVAICKPLHYRTIMSHRLLQSSVLLSWTIGFIHTMSQMVLIVNLPFCGHNIVNNIFCDLPMVIKLACIETKTLELFVIADSGLLSFICFILLLFSYIVILVTVKHKSPGRLSKALSTLSAHIMVVTLFFGPCIFIYAWPFGSFTSNKVLAVFYTVITPVLNPVIYTLRNLEMKKAMRKLWIQQVSFM